The proteins below are encoded in one region of Flavobacteriales bacterium:
- a CDS encoding DUF1987 domain-containing protein produces MGDLKSLRLEATKETPQVTLDAEANRFEITGRSFPLNAKGFYLPILEWLDSYAAAPNSKTEFTFRLEYFNTPSSKSISDILRKLKEIKDDGNDVTVFWFYEEDDIDILDLGHVFARTVGMDFEFKEYTD; encoded by the coding sequence ATGGGAGACTTGAAATCACTAAGATTGGAGGCTACCAAGGAGACACCACAGGTCACTTTGGATGCCGAAGCGAACAGATTTGAGATAACGGGAAGATCCTTTCCATTGAATGCGAAAGGTTTCTATTTGCCCATTTTGGAATGGCTTGATTCGTATGCCGCTGCTCCGAATTCAAAGACAGAATTCACGTTCAGGTTGGAATACTTCAATACGCCATCCTCAAAATCAATTTCTGATATATTGAGGAAGTTGAAGGAGATAAAGGACGATGGAAATGATGTGACCGTGTTCTGGTTCTACGAAGAAGATGATATCGACATTCTTGATCTTGGGCATGTTTTCGCCCGAACGGTAGGGATGGATTTCGAGTTCAAAGAATACACGGACTAA
- a CDS encoding MFS transporter gives MTAAQQKQLFGHPAGLFILFFTEMWERFSYYGMRALLVLFLVTGLEDGGWAWEREDALKLYAMYTGLVYVTPIFGGLLADKLLGFRKAVMLGAFLMTCGHASMALETEFTFYLGLILLVLGNGAFKPNISSIVGNLYPKSSDKKDAAYTIFYMGINAGAFLGILLCGYIGEKVGWSFGFGLAGVFMFLGMLQFYFAQGIFGKIGLSPKQGQALEVSVQNNHMELDEDVEENVPANVERDRLLVIGILAFFTIFFWMAFEQAGGSMTIFAKDYTNRVLTGEAANTFRWFNTILTIAPLAIVTYVLITLFRQTFKRYWLSNTFLGLSFVIIWYVAIIMLMREFTAESSEVPASWFGILNSFFIIAFAPIFSKMWENWFNPSASVKFALGLILLGLGFGALAFGAASIPQGAATASVSMVWLILAYFLHTMGELALSPVGLSYVSKLAPARLVGLMFGVWFGATAIANYLAGWTGSLIDTITEMYSMSTFFLIYTALPIGAGVVLVLLTPIIKRKMHGIH, from the coding sequence ATGACAGCAGCACAGCAAAAGCAATTGTTCGGACACCCTGCGGGACTGTTCATCCTCTTCTTCACCGAAATGTGGGAGCGGTTCAGTTACTACGGCATGCGGGCGTTGCTGGTGCTGTTTCTTGTCACAGGATTGGAAGATGGTGGTTGGGCCTGGGAGCGCGAAGATGCGCTGAAGCTTTATGCCATGTACACGGGTTTGGTGTACGTCACACCGATTTTTGGTGGGCTTTTGGCCGATAAATTGCTTGGTTTCCGCAAAGCGGTGATGCTTGGTGCGTTTCTGATGACGTGTGGTCATGCGTCCATGGCACTCGAAACCGAGTTCACATTCTATCTCGGATTGATATTACTGGTTCTTGGAAACGGGGCTTTCAAGCCCAACATTTCGTCTATTGTCGGAAATCTCTACCCGAAAAGCAGCGATAAGAAAGATGCCGCTTACACCATTTTTTACATGGGAATCAATGCAGGTGCATTCTTAGGAATTCTGCTTTGTGGATATATCGGGGAGAAGGTAGGTTGGAGCTTTGGTTTCGGATTGGCGGGTGTTTTCATGTTCCTCGGTATGTTGCAATTCTATTTTGCTCAGGGCATTTTCGGCAAGATCGGGCTGAGCCCGAAACAAGGTCAGGCGTTGGAAGTTTCGGTACAGAACAACCACATGGAACTGGATGAGGATGTGGAGGAGAATGTTCCTGCAAACGTGGAGCGCGACCGCCTTTTGGTGATCGGTATTCTGGCCTTCTTCACTATCTTTTTTTGGATGGCGTTTGAACAGGCAGGAGGTTCCATGACCATTTTCGCGAAGGATTACACCAATCGTGTATTGACAGGGGAGGCAGCAAATACGTTCCGTTGGTTCAACACGATTTTAACCATTGCGCCACTTGCCATAGTGACCTATGTTCTTATAACGTTGTTTAGACAAACGTTTAAACGCTATTGGCTTTCGAACACTTTTTTAGGATTGAGTTTTGTAATAATATGGTATGTAGCCATTATAATGTTGATGAGGGAATTCACCGCAGAGAGCAGCGAAGTTCCAGCATCATGGTTCGGAATCCTCAACTCGTTCTTCATCATCGCATTTGCGCCTATCTTCTCGAAAATGTGGGAGAACTGGTTCAATCCATCGGCTTCCGTCAAATTTGCGCTTGGCCTTATCCTTCTTGGACTGGGCTTTGGTGCACTTGCATTTGGAGCTGCCAGTATTCCGCAAGGTGCTGCAACAGCATCTGTAAGTATGGTCTGGCTCATTCTTGCCTATTTCCTGCACACCATGGGCGAATTGGCACTCTCGCCTGTTGGTCTTTCTTACGTGAGTAAACTCGCGCCAGCACGATTGGTAGGCTTGATGTTCGGAGTTTGGTTCGGTGCCACTGCCATTGCAAACTACTTGGCAGGTTGGACAGGAAGTTTGATCGATACGATCACCGAGATGTATTCCATGTCAACGTTCTTTCTGATCTACACGGCATTGCCAATCGGTGCGGGAGTTGTATTGGTACTTCTAACACCCATCATCAAAAGGAAAATGCACGGAATCCATTAA
- a CDS encoding prolyl oligopeptidase family serine peptidase — MERPLRRTSIVFLIIFNTLAVFAQQEITLEDIWKTGKFRTEGVYGIRSLNDGKHYTTLQNSNVIKYSYESGDSVDAIVLASDLKFDGGMVTIDEYDFNKSETKLLLATEEDPVYRHSSSYKYYAYDRTDKKLREVAGGKHVFHATFSPVSNQVAYVKDNDLYVEDLDTKKTQRITSNGKKNEIINGMSDWVYEEEFAFTKAFQWSPDGRFIAYYEFNETEVKEFSMTKYEGQLYPSEERFKYPKAGEKNSKVAIYIYHVDRELNVKVEIGERDDIYIPRIKWTNDPSTLSIQRMNRLQNRLELLFADALKGKTRVVLSEISDTYIDITDNLTFLDGGQEFIWSSEKDGYNHLYLYDVAGNVKAQLTSGEWDVTDFYGIDAKGKNFYYQSSEEGPTQRHVYAASLNGNFKRKLTPNKGQNYPNFSKTNEYFINQHSDANTPPFISLITDKGKQLRVLKDNASLKKMLAEMNLPKKEFFSFTPSHGTSLNAWMIKPANFDPTQKYPVLVLIYGGPGSNTVNDAWGSKTQMWELMLAQQGYIIVSVDNRGTGNRGRDFKNCTYKQLGKLEVEDYIETAKYLGTLGYVNPARIGMYGWSYGGYMSSLALTKGADYYSMAIAVAPVTNWRFYDSIYTERYMRTPQENAKGYDDNSPINHVEKMKGAYLLVHGTGDDNVHFQNTVEMTEALIEANKQFELYIYPDRNHGIYGKNARLHLFTKMTDFIKKNL, encoded by the coding sequence ATGGAGCGACCTCTACGAAGGACAAGCATAGTTTTTCTCATCATTTTCAACACGCTGGCAGTTTTCGCGCAGCAGGAAATTACGCTCGAAGACATCTGGAAAACGGGCAAATTCCGAACAGAAGGTGTGTACGGAATCCGTTCGTTGAACGATGGAAAGCACTACACGACACTTCAGAACAGCAACGTGATCAAGTACAGTTACGAAAGTGGCGATTCTGTGGACGCGATCGTTCTGGCATCTGACCTGAAGTTTGATGGTGGGATGGTGACGATCGATGAATACGATTTCAATAAAAGCGAAACCAAACTGCTGTTGGCAACGGAGGAAGATCCTGTTTACCGCCATTCATCCAGCTACAAATATTATGCCTACGACCGAACGGATAAGAAGCTGCGCGAAGTAGCAGGAGGGAAGCATGTGTTTCACGCTACGTTTTCGCCCGTTTCCAATCAGGTGGCGTACGTGAAAGACAACGACCTGTACGTGGAAGACCTCGACACGAAAAAGACCCAACGCATTACTTCCAACGGAAAGAAGAATGAGATCATCAATGGAATGAGCGATTGGGTGTATGAGGAGGAATTCGCGTTTACCAAAGCCTTTCAATGGTCGCCCGATGGGCGTTTTATCGCTTATTATGAGTTCAATGAAACGGAAGTGAAGGAGTTCTCGATGACGAAATATGAAGGGCAACTTTATCCTTCGGAAGAAAGATTCAAGTATCCGAAGGCTGGCGAGAAGAACTCGAAAGTGGCCATTTACATCTACCACGTGGACCGTGAATTGAACGTGAAAGTGGAGATTGGGGAGCGCGATGACATCTACATTCCACGTATCAAGTGGACGAATGACCCTTCGACACTTTCCATCCAACGGATGAACAGATTGCAAAACCGCTTGGAGCTGCTGTTTGCGGATGCTTTGAAAGGCAAAACGCGTGTGGTGCTGAGCGAGATATCCGACACTTACATTGACATTACGGATAACCTAACATTTTTGGATGGCGGACAGGAGTTCATCTGGAGCAGTGAGAAGGATGGTTACAATCATCTCTACCTCTACGATGTGGCGGGAAACGTCAAGGCGCAGCTGACTTCGGGCGAGTGGGACGTGACCGACTTCTACGGCATCGATGCCAAAGGCAAGAACTTCTATTATCAATCATCCGAAGAAGGCCCGACACAGCGACATGTGTACGCGGCTTCGCTCAATGGCAATTTCAAGCGGAAGCTTACACCGAACAAGGGACAGAATTACCCGAATTTCAGCAAGACGAATGAGTATTTCATCAACCAGCATTCAGATGCGAATACGCCTCCGTTCATTTCGCTCATCACCGACAAAGGCAAGCAACTTCGCGTGCTGAAAGACAATGCTTCGCTCAAAAAGATGCTGGCGGAAATGAACCTGCCGAAGAAGGAATTCTTCTCATTCACACCATCCCACGGAACCTCGCTCAACGCATGGATGATCAAGCCTGCGAACTTCGATCCGACACAGAAATATCCAGTCCTTGTTTTGATTTACGGAGGACCTGGAAGCAACACGGTGAATGATGCTTGGGGCTCCAAAACGCAGATGTGGGAACTGATGTTGGCACAGCAGGGATACATCATTGTTTCGGTGGATAATCGCGGAACGGGAAACCGAGGAAGGGATTTCAAGAATTGCACCTACAAGCAGCTCGGCAAACTGGAAGTGGAAGATTACATTGAAACCGCCAAATACCTCGGAACGCTTGGCTATGTGAACCCTGCCAGGATAGGAATGTACGGCTGGAGCTATGGCGGCTATATGAGTTCGCTGGCGTTGACCAAAGGTGCCGATTACTATTCGATGGCCATTGCCGTGGCACCTGTCACCAACTGGCGTTTTTACGATTCCATTTACACGGAACGCTACATGCGAACGCCTCAGGAAAACGCCAAAGGCTACGATGATAATTCACCTATCAATCATGTGGAAAAGATGAAAGGCGCGTATCTCTTGGTTCACGGAACGGGAGACGATAACGTGCATTTTCAGAACACCGTGGAAATGACCGAAGCGCTTATTGAGGCCAACAAGCAGTTCGAACTGTACATCTATCCCGACCGCAATCATGGCATTTACGGGAAGAATGCACGCTTGCATCTCTTCACCAAGATGACAGATTTCATTAAGAAGAATCTCTGA
- a CDS encoding FAD-binding protein, whose amino-acid sequence MAYGQITAEVINALKTIVGEANFHVDEETLTEHASDKTEDHVFMPQVVVMPGKAEEVAAMLKLCNEHVIPVTPRGGGTGLSGGALPIKGGVVVAMKRFNQILDIDELNLQATVEPGVITEVFQNAVKEKGLFYPPDPSSKGSCFLGGNLGENAGGPKAVKYGVTRDYVLNMQVALPTGELIWTAANVLKNSTGYNLTQLMCGSEGTLGIITKIVFKLRPYPKKDVTLLVPFTTAEEACRAISGIYMAGITPSGMEFVERDAIVLTMKYVDEVLSAPVSIDLPDNINAHLIIELDGNDDEVLMRDAEKIVEVLENYETGEVYFAQSAEEKEGLWRLRRNVSPAVNSYTLTKAEDVVVPRGNLPALITAIKRIGKQYGFNSVCFGHVGDGNLHVNIMKEEIDDAYWNKEVNEGIADIFKAVIELGGTLSGEHGIGIAKRPYMHLAMAEKNLDLMRGIKKVFDPNGILNPEKIF is encoded by the coding sequence ATGGCTTACGGACAGATCACCGCTGAGGTTATAAACGCACTGAAAACCATTGTTGGAGAAGCCAATTTCCACGTGGATGAAGAGACGCTGACCGAGCACGCTTCCGACAAGACCGAAGACCACGTTTTTATGCCACAGGTGGTGGTCATGCCTGGCAAAGCCGAAGAAGTTGCTGCCATGCTGAAACTCTGCAACGAGCATGTGATTCCCGTAACGCCACGCGGTGGCGGAACGGGGTTGAGCGGAGGCGCGCTACCGATAAAAGGAGGCGTGGTTGTCGCTATGAAACGCTTCAATCAGATTTTGGATATTGACGAATTGAACCTACAGGCCACCGTAGAGCCGGGAGTGATCACAGAGGTTTTTCAGAATGCGGTAAAAGAAAAAGGACTGTTCTATCCGCCAGACCCAAGTAGTAAGGGAAGTTGCTTTTTGGGTGGAAATTTGGGCGAAAATGCAGGTGGACCGAAAGCGGTGAAATATGGCGTTACACGCGATTACGTTCTAAACATGCAAGTGGCATTGCCAACAGGCGAGCTCATTTGGACGGCAGCCAACGTTCTGAAGAATTCCACGGGCTACAACCTCACGCAACTGATGTGCGGAAGCGAAGGAACGCTCGGCATCATTACGAAAATCGTGTTCAAACTGCGGCCATATCCGAAAAAGGATGTGACGCTGCTGGTTCCGTTCACAACTGCAGAGGAAGCTTGCCGGGCCATTTCGGGCATTTACATGGCTGGAATTACGCCTTCGGGAATGGAGTTCGTGGAGCGTGATGCCATTGTTCTGACCATGAAATACGTGGATGAAGTGCTCAGCGCACCCGTTTCCATCGACCTGCCAGACAACATTAACGCCCATCTGATCATTGAACTGGACGGGAATGACGATGAGGTTTTGATGCGCGATGCGGAGAAGATCGTGGAAGTATTGGAGAACTACGAAACGGGCGAGGTCTATTTCGCGCAGAGCGCAGAAGAAAAAGAAGGGCTTTGGCGATTGCGCAGAAACGTTTCGCCTGCCGTCAACTCATACACGCTCACCAAAGCCGAAGATGTGGTTGTTCCTCGCGGGAATCTGCCTGCTTTGATAACAGCGATCAAAAGAATTGGCAAACAGTACGGTTTCAACTCAGTGTGCTTCGGCCATGTGGGAGATGGCAACCTCCATGTGAACATTATGAAGGAGGAAATTGATGATGCCTACTGGAACAAAGAAGTGAACGAAGGCATTGCCGACATCTTCAAAGCGGTGATCGAACTGGGCGGAACGCTATCTGGCGAACACGGCATCGGTATTGCCAAACGGCCTTACATGCATTTGGCCATGGCCGAAAAGAACCTCGATCTGATGCGTGGCATCAAAAAGGTCTTTGACCCGAACGGGATCCTGAATCCTGAGAAGATTTTCTGA
- a CDS encoding Hsp20 family protein: protein MTLVKVRKPNNVFPSIFDEFWKDWQPQEVSEWVPAANIKELDDRYHVELSAPGYSRDDIKVAVEDDTLTITGEVKVENEDKKENYVKREFRSGNFKRSFNLNGMVNVEKIDAKYVDGILKIDLPKVDQEVKKLKEIKVG from the coding sequence ATGACACTCGTAAAAGTTAGAAAACCAAACAACGTTTTTCCTTCCATCTTCGATGAATTCTGGAAGGACTGGCAACCACAGGAAGTCTCTGAGTGGGTTCCAGCAGCCAACATCAAAGAATTGGACGATCGCTACCATGTAGAGCTTTCTGCCCCAGGCTACAGCCGCGATGACATTAAAGTTGCTGTTGAGGACGACACCTTGACCATTACTGGAGAAGTGAAGGTCGAAAATGAAGACAAGAAAGAGAACTACGTGAAACGTGAGTTCAGAAGTGGAAACTTCAAGCGTAGCTTCAACCTGAACGGAATGGTGAACGTAGAGAAGATCGATGCCAAGTATGTGGACGGCATTCTGAAGATCGACCTTCCGAAAGTGGATCAGGAGGTGAAGAAACTCAAGGAGATCAAAGTGGGATAA
- the surE gene encoding 5'/3'-nucleotidase SurE: MPKKRPLILAVNDDGITAPGIQAMVEAAQELAEVVVVAPDSPQSGMGHAITLNKPLRLDKVEYHGESLGYQCSGTPVDCVKIAIDKILHRKPDLVISGINHGANHSINVIYSGTMSAAMEGAIEGIPSVGFSLLNYALDADFTASKHFVKIIVKNMLHFGMPTGTLLNVNIPDLPLEQIKGVKICRQANAKWEEEFDERTDPHNRKYYWLTGAFANYDKGEDTDVWALNNGYVSAVPVQFDLTAHHAMPRLNDWDLG; this comes from the coding sequence ATGCCGAAGAAGAGACCTTTGATACTTGCTGTGAACGATGATGGAATTACGGCACCCGGTATTCAGGCGATGGTAGAAGCCGCGCAAGAGCTTGCCGAAGTGGTTGTGGTTGCGCCCGACAGTCCGCAGAGTGGAATGGGACACGCCATTACGTTGAACAAACCATTGCGCTTGGACAAAGTGGAATATCATGGCGAAAGCCTCGGTTACCAATGCAGCGGAACGCCTGTTGACTGCGTGAAGATCGCCATTGACAAGATCCTTCACCGAAAACCCGATCTGGTGATTTCAGGCATCAATCACGGAGCAAACCATTCCATCAACGTGATCTACAGCGGAACGATGTCGGCCGCGATGGAAGGTGCCATTGAGGGAATTCCGTCTGTTGGTTTCTCACTTTTGAACTATGCGCTGGATGCCGATTTCACGGCTTCAAAACACTTCGTGAAGATCATTGTGAAAAACATGCTTCATTTCGGCATGCCAACAGGAACGCTACTGAACGTGAACATTCCCGACCTTCCGTTGGAACAGATCAAAGGCGTAAAGATCTGCCGACAGGCCAATGCCAAATGGGAGGAGGAATTTGACGAACGCACCGATCCGCACAACAGAAAATACTATTGGCTCACTGGCGCATTCGCCAACTATGATAAGGGCGAGGACACGGATGTTTGGGCACTCAATAATGGATATGTTTCTGCCGTTCCCGTGCAGTTCGACCTGACGGCACACCACGCCATGCCGCGTTTGAATGATTGGGACCTTGGGTAA
- the lpxB gene encoding lipid-A-disaccharide synthase has translation MKLFVIAGEASGDMHGANLLRAIRTLAPSATFEGFGGERMKAEGMKILRPLDKLSFMGFVEIVQNLGTVRENFRICKKVLTENRPDAIILIDYPGFNLRMAKWAKERGIRVFYYISPQVWAWKENRVKKMKKYIDRLMVILPFEKEFFAKHGMNVDFVGHPLIDEIEARNQRSDIRKENVIALLPGSREQEIKHILPEMLKLQEHFPEYHFMIGKAPGRTAAFYRSRFHLGKVDVFEDGTYKLLSRAKVALVASGTATLETGLLKVPQVVCYKASGISVRIARSLIKVPYISLVNLILDKPAVKELIQQELNKENLTKELNRLLNDEKAKTQLQEDYDNLWTALGGGGASEKAAKLIVDNL, from the coding sequence ATGAAGCTTTTTGTCATTGCGGGTGAGGCTTCGGGCGATATGCATGGCGCTAATCTGCTTCGGGCAATTAGAACGCTTGCGCCCAGCGCAACGTTTGAAGGTTTTGGAGGCGAACGGATGAAGGCGGAGGGCATGAAGATCCTGCGTCCGTTGGACAAGCTGAGTTTCATGGGTTTCGTGGAGATCGTTCAGAACCTTGGAACGGTGCGCGAGAATTTCCGCATTTGCAAGAAAGTACTGACGGAAAATCGGCCTGACGCCATCATTCTCATCGATTATCCAGGTTTCAATCTGCGTATGGCAAAATGGGCCAAGGAGCGGGGCATCCGTGTTTTCTATTATATCTCGCCACAGGTTTGGGCCTGGAAAGAGAACCGTGTGAAGAAGATGAAGAAATACATCGACCGCCTGATGGTGATCCTTCCCTTTGAAAAGGAATTCTTCGCGAAGCATGGGATGAACGTTGATTTTGTTGGACATCCGCTGATCGATGAAATAGAAGCACGGAATCAACGATCCGACATCAGAAAGGAGAATGTGATCGCGCTGTTGCCAGGATCGCGCGAGCAGGAGATCAAACACATTCTACCTGAGATGCTGAAACTTCAGGAACACTTTCCTGAATATCATTTTATGATAGGCAAAGCACCGGGAAGGACGGCCGCGTTTTACAGATCACGCTTCCATTTGGGCAAGGTTGATGTGTTTGAGGATGGCACGTACAAGCTGCTTTCGCGAGCGAAAGTTGCGCTGGTGGCAAGCGGAACCGCCACCTTGGAAACGGGTCTTTTGAAAGTGCCGCAGGTCGTGTGCTACAAGGCGAGCGGCATTTCGGTGCGCATTGCGCGAAGTCTGATCAAGGTGCCTTACATCTCGCTGGTCAATCTCATTCTGGACAAACCTGCGGTGAAGGAGTTGATACAACAGGAACTGAATAAGGAAAACCTGACCAAGGAATTGAACCGTTTGTTGAACGATGAGAAGGCCAAAACCCAACTTCAGGAAGATTACGACAACCTTTGGACGGCACTTGGCGGTGGTGGCGCTTCGGAAAAGGCTGCGAAATTGATCGTGGATAATCTGTAG
- a CDS encoding pyruvate dehydrogenase complex E1 component subunit beta, translating into MKEVQFREALCEAMSEEMRRDENVFLMGEEVAEYNGAYKVSQGMLDEFGEKRVIDTPIAELGFAGIGIGAAMNGLRPIVEFMTFNFSLVAIDQVINSAAKIHQMSGGQFTVPIVFRGPTGSAGQLAAQHSQAFENWYANCPGLKVVVPSNPADAKGLLKSAIRDNDPVIFMESEQMYGDKGMIPEGEYLIPIGKADVKRKGKDVTIVSFGKIMKVTLAAAEELAKEGIEAEVIDLRTVRPIDYATVVESVKKTNRMVVVEEAWPLASISSELTYNVQKDAFDYMDAPVKRVTCQDTPLAYAPTLVEEWLPNVGRVVEAVKGVLYVQ; encoded by the coding sequence ATGAAAGAAGTACAGTTCAGAGAAGCGCTATGTGAAGCGATGAGTGAGGAAATGCGAAGAGACGAAAACGTGTTTCTGATGGGAGAGGAAGTGGCCGAATACAACGGTGCGTATAAGGTGAGCCAAGGCATGTTGGATGAATTCGGGGAGAAACGGGTGATTGACACACCCATTGCGGAGCTTGGTTTTGCTGGCATCGGCATCGGTGCTGCGATGAACGGACTCCGCCCCATTGTAGAGTTCATGACGTTTAATTTTTCGCTGGTTGCGATCGATCAGGTGATCAACTCGGCTGCGAAGATTCACCAGATGAGCGGTGGGCAGTTCACTGTGCCTATCGTTTTCCGCGGACCGACAGGTTCTGCCGGGCAATTGGCAGCGCAGCACTCGCAAGCGTTTGAAAACTGGTATGCGAACTGTCCTGGGTTGAAAGTAGTGGTTCCTTCCAACCCTGCGGATGCGAAAGGGCTGCTGAAATCAGCAATCCGCGACAATGACCCTGTGATCTTTATGGAAAGCGAGCAGATGTATGGCGACAAGGGAATGATTCCCGAAGGCGAATACCTCATTCCGATCGGAAAAGCGGATGTAAAACGCAAGGGAAAGGATGTGACCATCGTTTCCTTCGGGAAAATCATGAAAGTGACACTGGCCGCAGCCGAGGAATTGGCGAAAGAAGGAATTGAAGCGGAAGTGATCGATCTGCGCACAGTAAGACCCATTGACTATGCTACCGTTGTGGAATCTGTAAAGAAGACGAACCGCATGGTGGTGGTGGAAGAAGCGTGGCCGCTGGCCTCCATTTCATCCGAACTGACCTATAACGTGCAGAAAGATGCTTTTGACTACATGGATGCGCCTGTGAAACGCGTGACGTGCCAGGACACACCGCTTGCCTACGCTCCTACGCTTGTGGAAGAATGGCTTCCGAATGTTGGAAGGGTTGTGGAGGCTGTGAAGGGTGTGCTTTACGTTCAGTAA